The Phycisphaeraceae bacterium genome window below encodes:
- the dnaB gene encoding replicative DNA helicase has protein sequence MEQVTTRRSRGRDQRLVIDEQALGRLYGALPPQASEAEASLLGAIFISPSVMGDVLQVLRSGADFSRPVHAAIFDAMVEIYERTATMDIVLLAEKLRTLGTLDHVGGIDYLKELAECSPTASHAMEHARLVRDKAIVRELISASVETLHSAHQGDLPADEVLQSAEARIFQIAQRRETRLAASLHELLQETLEVIDRSAGLALTGVGSGFAQLDEMTSGFQPGELIILAARPSMGKTALALNLIEAIASQGRPVVLFSLEMGRQQLVQRLLCAKGGIDSQRLRRSRLNGDDRHALHIACDQLSTLPIHLDDTPALTLLQLRSKARRLKEKSKIEAIAIDYLQLMSSGTRNESRQLEISEISRGVKAMARELNVPVICLSQLNRASETRTGHRPLMSDLRESGSIEQDADVVMMLHREAYYHGSDEKWLAENEDKKNLAELILAKQRNGPTGTVQLVWESRFQRFRDFIDASAPGGYDDGGDRSLDDYGIPGG, from the coding sequence ATGGAGCAGGTGACCACCCGGCGTTCCCGCGGGCGCGATCAACGGCTGGTGATTGATGAGCAGGCGCTTGGACGCCTGTACGGGGCTCTTCCGCCACAGGCGAGCGAAGCGGAGGCGAGTCTTCTCGGGGCCATCTTCATCTCGCCCTCCGTCATGGGCGATGTTCTTCAGGTGCTGCGAAGCGGCGCCGACTTCTCGCGCCCGGTCCATGCCGCCATCTTCGACGCGATGGTGGAGATCTACGAGCGCACGGCGACCATGGACATTGTCCTTCTCGCCGAGAAGCTGCGGACCCTGGGCACGCTCGACCATGTCGGCGGCATCGACTATCTCAAGGAGCTCGCCGAGTGCTCGCCCACCGCATCGCATGCGATGGAGCACGCGCGGTTGGTGCGCGACAAGGCCATTGTCCGCGAGCTCATCTCCGCTTCGGTGGAAACGCTTCACTCGGCGCATCAAGGGGACCTTCCCGCCGACGAGGTCCTGCAGTCGGCGGAGGCGCGCATCTTTCAGATTGCGCAGCGGCGCGAAACGCGCCTCGCCGCCTCGCTTCACGAGCTTCTCCAGGAGACGCTCGAGGTCATCGATCGCTCGGCGGGCCTTGCGCTCACGGGAGTGGGAAGCGGCTTCGCCCAGCTCGATGAGATGACGAGCGGCTTTCAGCCGGGAGAATTGATCATCCTTGCGGCTCGGCCCTCGATGGGCAAGACCGCGCTCGCCCTGAACCTCATCGAGGCGATCGCTTCGCAGGGGCGGCCGGTGGTCCTCTTCAGCCTGGAAATGGGGCGCCAGCAACTTGTGCAGCGACTGCTCTGCGCCAAGGGCGGCATTGACAGCCAGCGGTTGCGCCGCAGCCGGCTCAATGGCGATGATCGTCATGCCCTTCACATCGCCTGCGATCAGTTGAGCACGCTGCCGATTCACCTTGACGACACGCCGGCGCTCACGCTGCTCCAGCTTCGCTCCAAGGCGCGGCGCCTGAAGGAAAAGTCGAAGATCGAGGCGATTGCCATCGACTATCTCCAGCTCATGAGTTCCGGAACGCGCAACGAGAGCCGGCAGCTCGAGATCAGCGAAATCAGCCGAGGGGTGAAGGCGATGGCGCGTGAACTCAATGTGCCGGTCATCTGCCTGAGCCAGCTCAACCGCGCGAGCGAGACGCGGACCGGACATCGCCCGTTGATGAGCGATCTCCGCGAATCAGGATCGATCGAGCAGGACGCCGATGTGGTGATGATGCTCCACCGTGAGGCCTACTACCACGGCAGCGACGAGAAGTGGCTCGCCGAGAACGAGGACAAGAAGAACCTTGCCGAGCTCATTCTCGCCAAGCAGCGCAATGGCCCTACGGGCACTGTGCAACTCGTCTGGGAGTCGCGCTTCCAGCGCTTCAGGGATTTCATCGATGCCTCGGCGCCGGGTGGCTACGACGACGGCGGCGATCGCAGCCTCGACGACTACGGCATTCCCGGCGGGTGA